From the genome of Chlorocebus sabaeus isolate Y175 chromosome 2, mChlSab1.0.hap1, whole genome shotgun sequence, one region includes:
- the ADAMTS1 gene encoding A disintegrin and metalloproteinase with thrombospondin motifs 1 → MQRAVPEGFGRRKLGSDMGNAEQAPGSRSFGPVPTLLLLAAALLAVSDALGRPSEEDEELVVPELERAPGHGTTRLRLHAFDQQLDLELRPDSSFLAPGFTLQNVGRKPGSETPLPEPDLAHCFYSGTVNGDPSSAAALSLCEGVRGAFYLRGEAYFIQPLPAASERLATAAPGEKPPAPLQFHLLRRNRQGDGGGTCGVVDDEPRPTGKAETEDENEGNEGEDEGAQWSPQDPALQRVGQPTGTGSIRKKRFVSSHRYVETMLVADQSMAEFHGSGLKHYLLTLFSVAARLYKHPSIRNSVSLVVVKILVIHDEQKGPEVTSNAALTLRNFCNWQKQHNPPSDRDAEHYDTAILFTRQDLCGSQTCDTLGMADVGTVCDPSRSCSVIEDDGLQAAFTTAHELGHVFNMPHDDAKQCASLNGVNQDSHMMASMLSNLDHSQPWSPCSAYMITSFLDNGHGECLMDKPQNPIQLPGDLPGTSYDANRQCQFTFGEDSKHCPDAASTCSTLWCTGTSGGVLVCQTKHFPWADGTSCGEGKWCINGKCVNKTDRKHFDTPFHGSWGMWGPWGDCSRTCGGGVQYTMRECDNPVPKNGGKYCEGKRVRYRSCNIEDCPDNNGKTFREEQCEAHNEFSKASFGSGPAVEWIPKYAGVSPKDRCKLICQAKGIGYFFVLQPKVVDGTPCSPDSTSVCVQGQCVKAGCDRIIDSKKKFDKCGVCGGNGSTCKKISGSVTSAKPGYHDIITIPTGATNIEVKQRNQRGSRNNGSFLAIKAVDGTYILNGDYTLSTLEQDIMYKGVVLRYSGSSAALERIRSFSPLKEPLTIQVLTVGNALRPKIKYTYFVKKKKESFNAIPTFSAWVIEEWGECSKSCELGWQRRLVECRDINGQPASECAKEVKPASTRPCADHPCPQWQLGEWSSCSKTCGKGYKKRSLKCLSHDGGVLSHESCDPLKKPKHFIDFCTMAECS, encoded by the exons ATGCAGCGAGCTGTACCCGAGGGGTTCGGAAGGCGCAAGCTGGGCAGCGACATGGGGAACGCGGAGCAGGCTCCGGGGTCTCGGAGCTTTGGGCCGGTGCCCACGCTGCTGCTGCTCGCCGCGGCGCTACTGGCGGTGTCGGACGCACTCGGGCGCCCCTCCGAGGAGGACGAGGAGCTGGTGGTGCCGGAGCTGGAGCGCGCCCCGGGACACGGGACCACGCGCCTCCGCCTGCACGCCTTTGACCAGCAGCTGGATCTGGAGCTGCGGCCCGACAGCAGCTTTTTGGCGCCCGGCTTCACGCTCCAGAACGTGGGGCGCAAACCCGGGTCCGAGACGCCTCTTCCGGAACCCGACCTGGCGCACTGCTTCTACTCCGGCACCGTGAATGGCGATCCCAGCTCAGCTGCCGCCCTCAGCCTCTGCGAGGGCGTGCGCGGCGCCTTCTACCTGCGGGGCGAGGCATATTTCATCCAGCCGCTGCCCGCAGCCAGCGAGCGCCTCGCCACCGCCGCCCCAGGGGAGAAGCCGCCGGCACCACTACAGTTCCACCTCCTGCGGCGGAATCGGCAGGGCGACGGCGGCGGCACGTGCGGGGTCGTGGACGACGAGCCCCGGCCGACTGGGAAAGCGGAGACGGAAGACGAGAACGAAGGGAATGAGGGCGAGGACGAAGGGGCTCAGTGGTCGCCGCAGGACCCGGCACTGCAACGCGTAGGACAGCCCACAG gaaCTGGAAGCATAAGAAAGAAGCGATTTGTGTCCAGTCACCGCTATGTGGAAACCATGCTTGTGGCAGACCAGTCGATGGCAGAATTCCACGGCAGTGGTCTAAAGCATTACCTTCTCACGTTGTTTTCGGTGGCAGCCAGGTTGTACAAACACCCCAGCATTCGTAATTCAGTTAGCCTGGTGGTGGTGAAGATCTTGGTCATCCACGATGAACAGAAGGGGCCAGAAGTGACTTCCAATGCTGCCCTCACTCTGCGGAACTTCTGCAACTGGCAAAAGCAGCACAACCCACCCAGTGACCGGGATGCAGAGCACTATGACACAGCAATTCTTTTCACCAGACAG GACTTGTGTGGGTCCCAGACATGTGATACTCTTGGGATGGCTGATGTTGGAACTGTGTGTGATCCGAGCAGAAGCTGCTCTGTCATAGAAGATGATGGTTTACAAGCTGCCTTCACCACAGCCCATGAATTAG GCCACGTGTTTAACATGCCACATGATGATGCAAAGCAGTGTGCCAGTCTTAATGGTGTGAACCAGGATTCCCACATGATGGCGTCAATGCTTTCCAACTTGGACCATAGCCAGCCTTGGTCTCCTTGCAGTGCCTACATGATTACATCATTTCTGGATAATGGTCATG GGGAATGTTTGATGGACAAGCCCCAGAATCCCATACAGCTCCCAGGCGATCTCCCTGGCACCTCGTACGATGCCAACCGGCAGTGCCAGTTTACATTTGGGGAGGACTCCAAACACTGCCCTGATGCAGCTAGCACGTGCAGCACCTTATGGTGTACCGGCACCTCTGGTGGAGTGCTGGTGTGCCAAACCAAACACTTCCCATGGGCAGATGGCACCAGCTGCGGAGAAGGGAAATGGTGTATCAACGGCAAGTGTGTGAACAAAACCGACAGAAAGCATTTTGAT ACTCCTTTTCATGGAAGCTGGGGGATGTGGGGACCTTGGGGAGACTGTTCGAGAACGTGCGGTGGAGGGGTCCAGTACACGATGAGGGAATGTGATAACCCAGTCCCAAAGAATGGAGGGAAGTACTGTGAAGGCAAACGAGTACGCTACAGATCCTGTAACATTGAGGACTGTCCAGACAATAATG GAAAAACCTTTAGAGAGGAACAATGTGAGGCACACAACGAGTTTTCAAAAGCTTCCTTTGGGAGTGGACCTGCAGTGGAATGGATCCCCAAGTACGCTGGCGTCTCCCCAAAGGACAGGTGCAAGCTCATCTGCCAAGCCAAAGGCATTGGCTACTTCTTCGTTTTGCAGCCCAAG GTTGTAGATGGTACTCCATGCAGCCCAGATTCCACCTCTGTCTGTGTGCAAGGACAGTGTGTAAAAGCTGGTTGTGATCGCATCATAGACTCCAAAAAGAAGTTTGATAAATGTGGTGTTTGTGGGGGAAATGGATCTACTTGTAAGAAAATATCAGGATCAGTTACTAGTGCAAA ACCTGGATATCATGATATCATCACAATTCCAACTGGAGCCACCAACATCGAAGTGAAACAGCGGAACCAGAGAGGATCCAGGAACAATGGCAGCTTTCTCGCCATCAAAGCTGTCGATGGCACTTATATTCTTAACGGTGACTACACTTTGTCCACCTTAGAGCAAGACATTATGTACAAAGGTGTTGTCTTGAGGTACAGCGGCTCCTCTGCGGCACTGGAGAGAATTCGCAGCTTTAGCCCTCTCAAAGAGCCCTTGACCATCCAGGTGCTTACTGTGGGCAATGCCCTTCGACCTAAAATTAAATACACCTACTTCgtaaagaagaagaaggaatctttcaatgctatccccaccTTTTCAGCATGGGTCATCGAAGAGTGGGGCGAATGTTCTAAGTCATGTGAATTGGGTTGGCAGAGAAGACTAGTAGAATGCCGAGACATTAATGGACAGCCTGCTTCCGAGTGTGCAAAGGAAGTGAAGCCAGCCAGCACCAGACCTTGTGCAGACCATCCCTGTCCCCAGTGGCAGCTGGGGGAGTGGTCATCATGTTCTAAGACCTGTGGGAAGGGTTACAAAAAAAGAAGCTTGAAATGTCTGTCCCATGATGGGGGGGTGTTATCTCATGAGAGCTGTGATCCTTTAAAGAAACCTAAACATTTCATAGACTTTTGCACAATGGCAGAATGCAGTTAA